Within the Candidatus Sulfotelmatobacter sp. genome, the region AGCACGCCATCAAGGCGGACCCAGAGAGACAGCTCGAAGAGCCGCATTATCGCCTGGCCCAGGCTTACCGGCATCTTGGGGACAACGCCAAGGCTGCCGCGGAGATTCAGATCTACGATCAGATCGTCAAAGAATCGGCCCAGCAAGCGGAACGCGAGCGCCATGAAATCCCCCAATTCGTTTACGCTCTGCGCGACCCATCGCCATAGCTCTAGTAGAGGGGGCCGGACGCCTCATCCGCCCGCGGAGCGTAAACTCCGCGGCGTTTAATGTTCGCAAGCGCATCTTTGCACGCCATCGTCGCGATGGAGGTCGGCGTTCCGCGTTGCGCGCTCCGCACGCGACCCGTACGAGGGCGTCCGGGGCTCACACCGCTGCGAGTTCTCTTTCTATTGTGTTACACTTTTTGATTCATACCAATAAACAGTCGCACGCAGGACGCCCAATCCACAGATGCTTTTCTCCAAAGAGTATGTGGGCTATCTGGCCCGCGAAGTCACAAAGAAATTGATCGCTGGCAAGTTCATCGAGACTTCGGCGGTCCCCGCCGTCTCCGAGCGGGTGAACGCAGCTTTGGTCGACGAGTTGTCGCTCGAGGACCGCATCAATGACGAGGTGCGCGTGATCCTGGAAGCCTACGCCGACGAGATGAACAAGACTGGCGCCAACTACCAGGAAATGTTCCGCAAAGTGAAAACCGAGTTAGTGCGCAAATACAAGGCGGTGCTGTGAGAATCAGCCGCGACAAAGTGAACGTACTTGCTCGCGCGGTTTCCGATGTCCTCAAGCAGATGGACGAGGTCGAGTTCATCGAAGACCCCAACACCATCCGCCAGGAAACACGGAAGATTCTCGAAGAACTGCTCAACCAGGAGGCGCGCATCGACGTCGCCGCCCGCCAGAAAATCGAGAGCCAGAAGCGCACCATCCTTGAAGGCTCACAGGAGTGGGACATCCTCTACCGGAAGTACTACAACGAGGAAGTGAAGAAGCTCGGCGTGTAGTCGTTCCGTTCCGTCCCCTCTGCCGCGAGGTGATCGATGGCAAATTCCATCACCGAGATTAAAGCCGTTCTCCAGCGCGCCTCCCAGTCCGCCGGCTTCGACCTTTGCGGCATCGCTCCCGCCACCGACGCTCCTGACTTGAGTCATTTTCCCGAATGGATTGCGGCAGGCCGGGCCGGCGAAATGAAATATCTGGAAGCGCGCGACGATCATGGTGAGCTTAAGCGCTCATCGCTCGCCCGGGTCGTACCCTGGGCGCGGAGTGTGGTCGTCTGTGTTATCAACTACAACACTGCGCACCCGTACTCAACCCAGGTCCACGACTCCGCTCGCGGATGGATTTCTCGTTACGCCTGGAGCCGCGAAGATTATCACGATGCGGTCCTCCGCCGACTGAAGCGGGTGGAAGCCGCGCTACACGAAGCTGCGGGCGGGGATGCTCTCACGACTCGCAGCTACGTCGACACCGGGCCCATCGTCGAGCGCGTCTTCGCGAAATACGCGGGCGTGGGCTGGATCGGCAAGAACACCTGCATCATCAATCAGAAAAAAGGTTCGTGGCTTTTCCTCGGCGTGATTCTTACATCGCTGGAGTTAACGCCTGACTTGCCCACCCCCGACCGGTGCGGCACCTGCACCCGCTGCATCGACGCCTGTCCAACCGATGCGATCGTCGC harbors:
- the queG gene encoding tRNA epoxyqueuosine(34) reductase QueG, which codes for MANSITEIKAVLQRASQSAGFDLCGIAPATDAPDLSHFPEWIAAGRAGEMKYLEARDDHGELKRSSLARVVPWARSVVVCVINYNTAHPYSTQVHDSARGWISRYAWSREDYHDAVLRRLKRVEAALHEAAGGDALTTRSYVDTGPIVERVFAKYAGVGWIGKNTCIINQKKGSWLFLGVILTSLELTPDLPTPDRCGTCTRCIDACPTDAIVAPYQLDSNKCISYLTIEKRGSIPEELRAGMGHHVFGCDICQDVCPWNRKAPATTAQEFEARPGLVNPALAWLAEISEEEFRTNFRGSPIRRAKRTGIRRNAVIAMGNSRNREFLPLLNQLASDDDQTVAEGARWAKGRIMEATETGPLPQSVPAI
- a CDS encoding DUF507 family protein; amino-acid sequence: MRISRDKVNVLARAVSDVLKQMDEVEFIEDPNTIRQETRKILEELLNQEARIDVAARQKIESQKRTILEGSQEWDILYRKYYNEEVKKLGV
- a CDS encoding DUF507 family protein, whose protein sequence is MLFSKEYVGYLAREVTKKLIAGKFIETSAVPAVSERVNAALVDELSLEDRINDEVRVILEAYADEMNKTGANYQEMFRKVKTELVRKYKAVL